One genomic segment of Cerasicoccus sp. TK19100 includes these proteins:
- a CDS encoding glycosyltransferase family 4 protein yields MKLVLVTETYPPEVNGVAMTLERLVNNLILQGHQVELVRPKQKIDDTGPAPDYPVHMVPGVPIPGYADLQFGWFSGGKLKKLWTENRPDVIHVATEGMLGLSALNIARKLGIPVVTSFHTNFHTYGDHYNYSFVANWLMAYFRWFHNRTLATFVPSQATVDDLEKYGFKNVKIFSRGVDTELFGKHRRSDELRQSWGAQNGDPVVVYVGRVAAEKNIPLTIAAYERLKKRLPKAKLVVVGDGPERAGLEKKHPEIIFAGMRRGEELAQHYASGDFFLFGSTTETFGNVLTEAMASEMIVLGYDYAAAHHHVVDGENGFKAPFKDEQAFLGSVDRLLDQEARFPEIRQNARAKAQSLSWGSIIKGYADEVAALAQLKENA; encoded by the coding sequence ATGAAGCTGGTACTTGTAACCGAAACGTATCCTCCGGAAGTGAACGGCGTCGCGATGACGCTGGAGCGCCTGGTCAACAATCTCATTCTGCAAGGGCATCAGGTCGAGCTAGTCCGGCCCAAGCAGAAAATCGACGACACTGGCCCGGCACCGGATTATCCGGTTCACATGGTGCCGGGGGTGCCGATCCCTGGCTATGCCGACCTGCAGTTTGGCTGGTTTTCCGGCGGAAAGCTGAAGAAACTCTGGACCGAGAATCGCCCGGACGTAATCCATGTCGCCACTGAGGGCATGCTGGGGCTGTCGGCGCTCAATATCGCGCGCAAGCTGGGCATCCCGGTCGTGACGAGCTTTCACACGAATTTCCACACCTACGGCGACCACTACAATTACTCCTTCGTGGCCAACTGGCTGATGGCCTACTTCCGCTGGTTTCACAACCGCACGCTGGCCACCTTTGTGCCGTCGCAGGCCACGGTCGACGACCTGGAGAAATACGGCTTTAAAAACGTAAAAATCTTTAGTCGCGGCGTCGACACCGAGCTGTTTGGCAAGCACCGTCGCAGCGATGAGCTTCGCCAAAGCTGGGGCGCGCAGAACGGCGACCCGGTAGTGGTTTATGTGGGCCGGGTGGCGGCGGAGAAAAATATCCCGCTGACCATTGCCGCTTACGAACGTCTCAAAAAGCGCCTGCCCAAGGCCAAGCTCGTTGTGGTGGGCGATGGCCCCGAACGAGCCGGTTTAGAAAAGAAGCACCCCGAAATTATCTTTGCCGGCATGCGGCGTGGTGAGGAGTTGGCGCAGCACTACGCCTCGGGTGATTTCTTTCTCTTTGGCAGCACCACGGAGACCTTTGGCAACGTGCTGACCGAAGCCATGGCCAGCGAAATGATCGTGCTCGGCTACGACTACGCCGCCGCGCATCACCATGTGGTCGACGGCGAGAACGGCTTTAAGGCACCCTTCAAAGATGAGCAGGCTTTCCTTGGTTCGGTCGACCGGCTGCTCGACCAGGAGGCGCGCTTCCCCGAAATCCGCCAGAATGCCCGCGCTAAGGCGCAATCCCTGTCTTGGGGCTCGATCATCAAGGGCTACGCGGACGAGGTCGCCGCGCTTGCGCAGTTGAAAGAAAACGCCTAA